The Mycolicibacterium aurum genome segment GGGCGGCGACACCCACCGACGCCGCGAAACGCATCGTGCCCGACGCCGCCGCAGAACAGGCGCTCGTCACCGATCTGCGGCGCCGCAGTGCCCGCGCGCTGCGCAACTGGGTGAATCGGGAGTCCCACACCGTGACCCAGTTGCGGAGCAGGCCGGTGCTGGCCCGCCCGCTGGCCGCCATCGATGCGCGCGCCGAGGAGATCCACCGCTTACGCGCGGCCGCCCGCCGCGACGTCTCCCGGTTCGTCGCGACCGAATCCACCCGCATCACCCATCTCGCGGCCCGGCTGACCACGCTGGGGCCTGCGGCGACACTGGCGCGCGGGTATGCGGTGGTGCAGACACTGCCCGAGGCGGGACTGCCGCAGGTGCTGCACTCGGTCGCCGACGCCCCCGCAGGCACCCGACTGCGGGTGCGCGTCGCCGACGGAGCAGTCACCGCGATCAGCGAGGGCAGTCATGGAGAACCAGAATGAAGCCTATTAGTGAACTCGGATACGAAGAAGCGCGCGACGAGCTGATCGAGGTGGTGGACCGTCTCGAGCACGGCGGGCTGGACCTGGATGCGTCGCTGAAACTGTGGGAAAGAGGCGAACAGCTGGCCAAACGCTGCGAGGAACACTTAGCTGGCGCACGCGAGCGAGTGGAGAAGGCGCTGGCGGTCAACGACGACGCTGACGTGTGAATCTGAAACGATCATCCGCCCAGAGCCTCGAAATTGGAACACGTTTCAGTTATTCTCGCCGCCATGAGTGATGCAACGCTGCAGACTGAACTCGGCCGGGTCCTGGTCACCGGCGGCTCCGGCTTCGTCGGGGCCAACCTGGTCGCCGAACTCCTCGACCGGGGTCTGGAG includes the following:
- a CDS encoding exodeoxyribonuclease VII small subunit, with product MKPISELGYEEARDELIEVVDRLEHGGLDLDASLKLWERGEQLAKRCEEHLAGARERVEKALAVNDDADV